From the genome of Polynucleobacter sp. AM-7D1:
TTAATCAAATGCGCATCTTGGGACGATGGATGAGGATGATTACGATTCCCAATCAATCATCGGTTGCCAAGGCTTTTACAGAGTTTGAAGAAGATGGGCGTATGAAGCCATCTTCCTTTTATGATCGCGTCGTTGATGTCATGGAAGAGCTCTATAAGTTCACATTACTGACTCGTGGAGTTAGCGAGTATTTGACGGATCGCTACAGCGAGCGAAAAGAATCTGCTCAGGAGCTATCTAAGAGGGTAAATCAAAGAGCAATATAGCCTCTGAAGATTAGCCATCTGTTCTAGCTGGATTACGGGATTTATTTGTGAGTCCAATATACCCTCACTCTTGGATGGCCCTTGCGCAACATGGTTGTTTGATGATAACATATTTGTTAGCATCATTGAATGACTTATACCATTCGCTATTACAGCCCCGATGTATTGGAGCAAATTTTTGAATTACCTATTTCTTTGCAGGCGCGCTACATTGCTTTGACGCAGCGCATGATTGAATATGGGCCGCATTTAGGTTTGCCGCATACCGATTCGTTTGGCGGTGGTTTATTTGAGCTCAGGCTAAAAGGTATAGAGGGGATTGCAAGAGTTTTCTTTTGTACTGTGGTGGAGCGAGAGATTGTGATGTTGCATAGCTTTATTAAGAAATCGCAGAAAACTCCCGATAAAGAACTAAGGCTAGCCAAGTTGAGAATGAGGGAAGTGAAATTATGAAGACAAAGACATTGACCCATAAGCAAGCAGTTAGCAAGATGTTGAAAAATCCAGCAGTCAAGGCTGAGGTTGAGCGCTTAAATAAAGAGGAGTTTGCGATTCTTGATGAAATACTGCAGGCTCGTAAAGCCGCAGGTTTATCTCAGGCTGAAGTGGCTCGCAGAATGGGTACACAAGCTCCTGCAATAGCCAGACTCGAAAGCTCTTTGGCAACTGGAAAGCACTCCCCAAGTTTAAGTACACTGCGAAAGTATGCTGCTGCCTTAGGTAAGAGGGTCGAATTACACCTAGTCTGATCCGACTAATTTTGGGCTATTGTTTGTTATGCCCTAAATGGCCTAACAAGATTCTCTAAGGCATAAGCATCATTAGTTTGCCGAAGTTCATCAATCGATATGCGGAGTTTCTTGAGCTCTTTGCATGACAACTTACGCAATTTTTTGCGATCCATGCCGTAGGTATCCACTAGATAACGGACTCTGGATAGGCAAATCTGCAGGCGGATGAGCCAGACTAGGGCAAATAAGCCCGGTGCAAACAATAGAAGCAAAATACTCATTTAGTAGCCCGTAAAAAAGGCCGTCATATAGACGGCCTATTGAAGTTAATCTGATGATTAACCTTTGTACTTATTTAACCAATAAAACAGGCTGCTTGGCTGCATTGCTTACCTTTTGTGCGACAGAGCCCATGATGGCATCCACGATACCACTACGACCTTTTGAGCCCATGACAATGAGGTCAAACTTTTCTTTATTGGCTAGAGTAATGATTTCGCTGGCAATGTGACCGCGCTTAATCACCATGCTGTGTTTGACGCCAGCAGTATCCAGAGTCTTTTGAGCTCCTTTGAGATCTTTCTCACTCACTTCGCGGAGGTAGTCATCAATTACGCTATTAGCAACAAATTGCTTCACGTGACCAAGGCCAATATCATCATGCACACTAATTAATGTAACGGTGCACTTGCTGCGCAAGTCTTTAGAAAGCTTTGCTACGTACTTGGCTGCATTGAGCGAAGATTTGGAGCCATCAACAGGTAATAAAATTTTCATAACACCCTCTTTGTATTTAATAAACTAAAACTCTATATGTTTAATTTACTCTTTAAATAGGTATAAATCCACGAATAACCAACTAATCTAGTTATCTATTGACTGAGTACTTATTTAAGAAACGCATCGTAAAAGGTCTTGATGATCAATATCGTCACTAGAATAAAGAAACCTTTGCGGATAAAGGTATTGCCATGTTTGATGGCAATCTTAGTGCCAATTTGGCCGCCTACGAGATTAGCGCTAGCCATCAATAAGCCAAGCTGCCAGTCAAAAAAACCGAGATAGAAAAAGACG
Proteins encoded in this window:
- a CDS encoding helix-turn-helix domain-containing protein; its protein translation is MKTKTLTHKQAVSKMLKNPAVKAEVERLNKEEFAILDEILQARKAAGLSQAEVARRMGTQAPAIARLESSLATGKHSPSLSTLRKYAAALGKRVELHLV
- a CDS encoding type II toxin-antitoxin system RelE/ParE family toxin, which translates into the protein MTYTIRYYSPDVLEQIFELPISLQARYIALTQRMIEYGPHLGLPHTDSFGGGLFELRLKGIEGIARVFFCTVVEREIVMLHSFIKKSQKTPDKELRLAKLRMREVKL
- a CDS encoding universal stress protein, translating into MKILLPVDGSKSSLNAAKYVAKLSKDLRSKCTVTLISVHDDIGLGHVKQFVANSVIDDYLREVSEKDLKGAQKTLDTAGVKHSMVIKRGHIASEIITLANKEKFDLIVMGSKGRSGIVDAIMGSVAQKVSNAAKQPVLLVK